A single window of Gossypium arboreum isolate Shixiya-1 chromosome 13, ASM2569848v2, whole genome shotgun sequence DNA harbors:
- the LOC108467455 gene encoding probable 2-oxoglutarate-dependent dioxygenase AOP1, which translates to MPGVNPEIEFPAIEFRSSDLKRGTEGWNRLCKRVQHACETFGCFEVVYEKVSTKLREDAFGLMKEMVELPVETKQKNNSPMPYHGWVGPCKQVSVLYEGFGVGDASNYDSVKSFAQLMWPNGHPHFSDTIHTLATQMEDLNKLIWLMLIDSYGLGDDSLKMNYTTLVRMMKYMAPPPGEYERGLFAHTDKPVSTLICEDQISGLEIEVNDGQWIKLTNLSPSSFVFVVGDPLKAWSNGRLKSVNHRVMMSGDKDRYSIAAFVIPNEGTIIKTPKEFIDDQHPRLFKDLDFMEFFLFAFSDPARHIDNGELLHVFAGLSPSVSN; encoded by the exons ATGCCGGGTGTCAATCCTGAAATTGAGTTCCCAGCCATTGAGTTCCGTTCATCGGATTTGAAGCGAGGAACCGAAGGGTGGAACCGTTTGTGCAAGAGGGTTCAACATGCTTGTGAGACTTTCGGTTGTTTCGAGGTGGTATACGAAAAGGTATCCACGAAACTTCGAGAGGATGCGTTTGGGTTGATGAAAGAAATGGTTGAGCTCCCAGTGGAGACGAAGCAGAAGAATAATAGTCCCATGCCTTACCATGGTTGGGTTGGACCTTGCAAGCAGGTTTCTGTGTTGTATGAAGGCTTTGGAGTTGGAGATGCCTCCAACTATGACTCTGTTAAAAGTTTTGCTCAACTTATGTGGCCTAATGGTCACCCCCACTTTTC TGACACTATTCATACCCTAGCGACGCAAATGGAGGATTTGAACAAGTTAATTTGGCTAATGTTAATTGATAGTTATGGATTAGGGGATGACTCATTGAAGATGAACTACACAACTTTAGTGCGGATGATGAAATATATGGCCCCTCCGCCAGGGGAGTATGAGAGAGGACTCTTTGCTCATACTGATAAACCAGTAAGCACACTCATTTGTGAGGATCAAATTTCAGGGCTGGAAATTGAGGTCAATGATGGTCAATGGATCAAGCTGACTAATTTATCTCCTTCTTCCTTTGTATTTGTGGTTGGAGATCctctcaag gCTTGGAGTAATGGGAGATTAAAATCAGTGAATCACAGAGTAATGATGAGCGGAGACAAAGATCGATACTCTATAGCAGCTTTTGTCATTCCAAATGAGGGTACTATAATCAAGACACCCAAAGAGTTTATAGATGACCAACATCCTCGGCTTTTCAAGGACTTAGATTTCATGGAGTTCTTCCTTTTTGCCTTTTCCGACCCAGCAAGGCACATCGACAACGGGGAGTTGCTCCATGTCTTTGCTGGCCTCTCACCATCAGTTTCCAATTAA